Proteins from a single region of Pseudanabaena sp. PCC 6802:
- a CDS encoding MAPEG family protein, translating into MTTAIYASLSALLIVYLSLNVIKERGQNKILYGDGGNKDLQIARAAHSNATEYIPIALLLLFTLEYNRANIWVIHALGIALILGRSIHAYSLLSKNLPGRVLGMQITIFTIAGLAILNFFYIPYNLFKL; encoded by the coding sequence ATGACTACAGCAATATATGCATCGCTTTCAGCCCTTCTGATCGTTTACCTATCCTTAAACGTCATCAAAGAACGCGGGCAAAACAAAATATTGTACGGCGATGGCGGCAACAAGGATTTACAAATTGCTAGAGCAGCCCATTCTAATGCCACTGAATACATTCCGATCGCTTTACTACTTCTATTTACCTTAGAGTACAATCGTGCCAACATTTGGGTTATCCATGCCTTAGGGATTGCGCTTATTTTAGGGCGATCTATTCATGCATACAGCCTTCTATCCAAAAATCTCCCAGGGCGAGTGTTGGGAATGCAAATTACAATTTTTACAATCGCTGGTTTAGCAATTCTAAATTTTTTCTACATCCCATACAATTTGTTCAAACTCTAA
- a CDS encoding helix-turn-helix domain-containing protein, translated as MSRGNHEAMLSYKELQNKPRILQSLTGLSLPEFEQLLGSFEQAWQDYLNQHYKKRDSRVRRYGGGRKAELHETQDKLLFILFYFRQYPTQEVQGYLFGIGQAQAHEWIHRLTGVLNQALGKKGTTVKNNIISERIRGGKVKYLSQTVAGKKHDKKLADEEGYQFPTGSSLWQDTGFQGYAPEGVTIALAIK; from the coding sequence ATGTCTAGAGGCAACCATGAAGCCATGCTGAGCTATAAAGAGCTACAAAACAAGCCGAGGATATTACAAAGTTTAACAGGACTAAGCTTGCCAGAATTTGAGCAATTACTCGGAAGCTTTGAGCAGGCATGGCAAGACTATCTAAACCAGCATTACAAGAAGCGGGACAGTCGAGTGCGCAGATATGGAGGAGGGCGCAAGGCAGAACTGCACGAAACGCAAGACAAACTGCTGTTTATCCTGTTTTACTTTCGACAATATCCCACGCAGGAGGTGCAAGGATATTTGTTTGGGATTGGGCAAGCGCAAGCGCATGAATGGATACATCGCTTAACAGGAGTGTTGAATCAGGCACTCGGAAAAAAAGGCACGACGGTGAAGAACAACATCATCAGCGAACGCATCCGCGGCGGGAAGGTAAAATATCTCTCGCAGACGGTAGCAGGCAAGAAGCATGACAAGAAACTGGCAGACGAAGAGGGGTATCAATTTCCAACAGGGAGTAGCCTGTGGCAAGATACGGGATTTCAGGGATATGCACCTGAGGGGGTAACTATTGCCTTGGCAATAAAATAG
- a CDS encoding response regulator, translating to MNLPTSVPQIKILIVEDDPLIQLGLEQAFSKYPQATVVEVVGDGYSAVSAAIAHKPDVIVMDIGLPRLDGIAATQRIKAELPNVHVVMLTSHTDSTEIVAALSSGAEAYCIKGTSMNRLMAAIEAAYEGATYLDPQVGKKIFEYLKPPMPSTGFGELSERELDVLRLMVDGKSNPEIAAELFLSTNTIKTHVRGIMNKLSVDDRVQAAVVALRSGLV from the coding sequence ATGAACTTACCCACAAGCGTTCCCCAAATAAAGATTTTGATTGTTGAGGACGACCCTCTGATTCAACTTGGGTTAGAACAAGCATTTTCTAAGTATCCTCAAGCCACGGTTGTAGAAGTTGTAGGTGATGGTTACTCGGCTGTCAGTGCTGCGATCGCGCACAAACCCGATGTCATCGTCATGGACATAGGCTTGCCCCGCCTGGATGGGATTGCGGCAACGCAAAGGATAAAGGCGGAGCTACCAAACGTGCATGTAGTCATGTTAACTTCACATACCGATAGTACGGAAATTGTGGCAGCACTGTCGAGTGGGGCGGAGGCTTACTGCATTAAGGGCACGAGTATGAATCGGTTAATGGCAGCGATCGAGGCCGCCTATGAAGGTGCTACCTATTTGGACCCGCAGGTGGGCAAAAAGATTTTTGAATATCTCAAGCCCCCCATGCCATCAACGGGCTTTGGGGAGCTATCGGAGCGCGAGTTGGACGTGCTGAGACTAATGGTAGATGGTAAGAGTAACCCTGAAATTGCGGCGGAATTGTTCCTCAGTACCAACACGATTAAAACCCACGTACGCGGCATTATGAATAAATTATCGGTTGACGATCGCGTCCAGGCGGCTGTAGTCGCACTGCGTAGTGGTTTAGTTTAG
- a CDS encoding IS256 family transposase — translation MLRGKQATNRTDELLDELVSECHSPEDILGESGLLKQLSQRLIERALTGELSHHLKSSTPKGEEAVEDEVVRRNSRNGYSQKTVQSQQGEMELSIPRDRNGEFDPVLVPKHQRRIAGLDEKILAMYARGLSTRDISAQLEELYGAKISAALISEVTDAVSDEVKAWQCRPLEPVYPIIYLDALYVNIKVSGRVSKRAVYVVLGITVEGNKELLGLWIGEVESEGAKFWLKVLTDLKNRGVKDILIACCDGLVGFPQAIEAVFPQTQVQLCIVHLIRNCLRHVPWKDAKAVVADLKPIYHAATLAEAEAALEAFAAKWDRLYPAISQIWLRHWQNIIPIFDYPMDIRKVIYTTNAIESLNRSLRKVIKTKAVFPDEESVFKLMFLAMHNIAKRWTRPLKDWKAALSYFAILFPGRLNY, via the coding sequence ATGTTAAGAGGCAAACAAGCAACTAATCGTACAGATGAACTACTAGACGAGTTGGTGTCAGAGTGCCATAGCCCCGAGGACATTCTAGGAGAATCGGGCTTACTGAAGCAACTGAGTCAACGACTAATCGAGCGAGCGCTCACGGGAGAGCTGAGCCATCACCTCAAATCAAGCACGCCTAAGGGAGAGGAAGCGGTAGAAGACGAAGTTGTGCGACGCAACAGCCGCAATGGCTACTCGCAGAAGACGGTGCAGTCGCAACAGGGCGAAATGGAGTTGTCGATACCGCGAGACCGTAACGGCGAGTTTGACCCCGTGCTGGTACCGAAACACCAAAGGCGAATAGCAGGACTCGATGAGAAAATCCTGGCTATGTATGCACGGGGATTAAGCACCCGAGACATTAGTGCTCAACTCGAAGAACTCTATGGTGCCAAGATCTCCGCCGCACTCATCAGTGAGGTCACTGATGCAGTTAGCGACGAGGTCAAGGCTTGGCAGTGCCGTCCCCTGGAACCTGTATATCCCATCATTTACCTCGATGCCCTCTACGTGAATATCAAGGTGTCGGGTCGGGTGAGCAAGCGAGCGGTCTATGTCGTCTTGGGTATTACGGTTGAGGGCAACAAAGAATTGCTTGGGCTGTGGATTGGGGAGGTGGAATCCGAAGGCGCTAAGTTCTGGCTCAAGGTGCTGACTGACCTCAAAAACCGTGGGGTCAAGGACATTCTGATTGCCTGTTGCGATGGCTTAGTGGGATTCCCCCAGGCGATTGAGGCTGTTTTCCCGCAAACCCAGGTGCAACTATGTATTGTGCATCTGATCCGCAACTGTTTGCGTCATGTGCCCTGGAAAGACGCTAAAGCTGTTGTGGCTGACCTCAAGCCCATTTATCATGCTGCCACTTTGGCAGAAGCCGAAGCTGCGCTTGAGGCTTTTGCCGCCAAGTGGGATCGCCTATACCCCGCGATTAGCCAAATCTGGCTGCGCCATTGGCAGAACATTATCCCCATCTTTGACTATCCCATGGACATCCGCAAAGTCATCTACACTACCAATGCCATTGAATCCCTCAATCGCTCCCTGCGCAAGGTGATTAAAACCAAGGCTGTCTTCCCCGATGAGGAATCTGTCTTCAAGCTCATGTTCTTGGCCATGCATAACATTGCCAAGCGTTGGACTCGCCCCCTTAAAGATTGGAAGGCAGCGTTGTCATATTTTGCTATCCTATTCCCAGGACGTTTAAATTACTGA
- a CDS encoding IS630 family transposase — translation MDKPDGRHLSIETQNYLRQQAIRLREQGKRVCDISEYLGIHRNTITEWWWAYQDYGEAALFQQRRGREVGEGRSLSASEETTIEAMLRGHSPEEYQIESALWTRQAVQILIEQELGVEMPIRTVGEYLKRWGYSPQKPIERAYEQDPAAVKHWLQEEYPAIEQRAQAEGAEIEWGDESGLSSDEYGGRGYAPKGHPPEIRPSKRERTRLNFIASISNQGTIQFMLYTCTLTAPVFIEFLQRLIDKRSSKLFWIVDRHPVHRERPVQQWLEQHSQEIELFYLPSYAPQLNPVEYFNGDVKQGVHAKPLTRNLGQLKHRLLSQLQKLQRLPAHIRSYFKHPSIIYAAL, via the coding sequence ATGGATAAACCAGATGGCCGACACCTATCGATAGAAACGCAAAATTACCTTCGACAGCAAGCGATCCGGTTGCGAGAACAAGGGAAACGAGTATGTGATATTAGTGAGTACCTGGGGATTCATCGTAACACGATTACGGAGTGGTGGTGGGCGTATCAAGATTACGGAGAAGCAGCCCTGTTTCAGCAGCGACGAGGACGAGAGGTAGGGGAAGGGCGCAGTTTAAGTGCCTCAGAGGAAACAACGATTGAAGCAATGCTGCGGGGACACAGCCCGGAGGAATACCAGATCGAGAGCGCCTTGTGGACTAGACAAGCCGTGCAAATACTAATCGAGCAAGAATTAGGAGTGGAGATGCCGATACGCACAGTGGGGGAATATCTCAAACGATGGGGCTACAGCCCCCAGAAGCCGATCGAACGTGCCTATGAGCAAGACCCCGCTGCCGTGAAACACTGGTTACAGGAAGAATATCCCGCGATTGAGCAACGGGCACAAGCAGAAGGTGCCGAAATCGAGTGGGGAGATGAATCGGGACTCAGTTCTGATGAGTATGGAGGGCGAGGTTATGCACCCAAGGGACATCCCCCTGAAATTCGTCCTAGTAAACGCGAGCGGACACGGTTGAATTTCATTGCTAGCATCAGTAATCAAGGCACGATTCAATTTATGCTTTACACCTGTACCTTGACAGCCCCAGTATTTATTGAATTTCTGCAACGGTTGATTGACAAGCGTTCAAGCAAACTGTTTTGGATCGTGGATCGCCATCCCGTCCATCGAGAGCGCCCCGTGCAGCAATGGTTAGAACAGCACTCCCAGGAGATCGAGTTATTTTATTTGCCTTCCTATGCGCCGCAGTTGAATCCAGTAGAGTATTTCAATGGTGATGTGAAACAGGGAGTTCACGCCAAACCTCTGACGCGAAACCTGGGTCAATTAAAACATAGATTGCTATCTCAACTGCAGAAATTGCAGAGATTGCCTGCCCACATTAGGAGTTACTTTAAGCATCCATCTATTATTTATGCTGCTCTATAG
- a CDS encoding sulfite exporter TauE/SafE family protein, which translates to MLDLLLVAALGFLGSFGHCVGMCGPLTVAFSLSGQQESEASRSPQQTTHNWRHYLYFHTTLNLGRILSYALAGMGIGGLGSVLVAGGQLAGIDSSLRQGLAIFTGILLIWLGIAQIDPKLLPRIPLPHPIQNLNLHQKLSTAMVKLSLSSSWWTPGLLGMAWGLIPCGFLYIAQIKAAETGDMLKGAMTMLAFGLGTMPAMVGVGVSASLLSKDKRSQLFRLGGWITLAIGILTLTRTANQTDYTGHASLFLLMLALVARPLANLWSHPLRYRRAIGVGAFVLAIAHTIHMLEHTFNWKLQVLEFMLPTHQCAIWCGLTALILITPAAITSSDWMVQKLGKHWRSLHLLAVPALLLAAIHTIAIGSHYLGSLESTHSGKITSAICGVLVLLVMAVRWRWLWRLVGLEKFYTAPSRSSG; encoded by the coding sequence ATGCTAGATCTGCTCCTAGTTGCTGCACTGGGTTTTCTGGGTAGTTTTGGACACTGCGTCGGCATGTGCGGCCCCTTAACTGTGGCATTTTCCCTATCGGGTCAACAGGAGTCAGAAGCATCGCGATCGCCACAACAAACAACCCATAATTGGCGGCACTATCTCTATTTCCATACCACGCTCAACCTCGGGCGCATTCTGAGCTATGCCCTGGCAGGCATGGGTATCGGGGGTCTAGGCTCCGTCCTGGTTGCAGGCGGACAACTAGCAGGGATTGATAGCTCGTTAAGGCAAGGGCTGGCTATCTTCACGGGAATTTTATTGATATGGCTGGGTATTGCCCAGATCGATCCCAAACTTCTGCCGCGAATTCCCTTACCCCATCCTATCCAAAACCTCAATCTCCATCAAAAGCTCAGTACTGCGATGGTTAAACTCTCACTAAGTTCCTCCTGGTGGACACCTGGTTTGCTGGGCATGGCGTGGGGTCTGATTCCCTGCGGCTTTCTCTACATTGCCCAGATCAAAGCAGCAGAAACGGGCGATATGCTCAAAGGTGCCATGACCATGCTGGCTTTCGGTTTGGGGACGATGCCCGCTATGGTGGGAGTGGGAGTGTCGGCCAGTTTGCTGAGCAAAGACAAACGCAGCCAGCTATTTCGCCTGGGCGGTTGGATTACCCTAGCGATCGGCATTCTCACGCTAACGCGCACGGCAAATCAAACTGACTACACAGGACACGCTTCTCTATTTCTACTCATGCTAGCCCTGGTTGCTCGCCCCTTAGCAAACCTGTGGTCCCATCCCCTCCGTTACCGTCGTGCCATTGGTGTAGGTGCTTTTGTCCTCGCGATCGCCCATACAATCCACATGCTAGAGCATACCTTTAACTGGAAACTGCAAGTCCTGGAGTTTATGCTACCTACACACCAGTGCGCGATCTGGTGCGGTCTAACTGCCCTCATACTCATCACCCCAGCGGCTATCACCAGTTCTGACTGGATGGTACAGAAACTTGGGAAACACTGGCGATCGCTGCATCTCTTAGCCGTCCCCGCACTTTTACTAGCTGCCATCCATACGATCGCGATCGGGTCGCACTATCTCGGCAGTCTTGAGTCCACGCACTCTGGCAAAATTACGTCCGCGATCTGCGGTGTCCTGGTTTTATTAGTAATGGCAGTGCGCTGGCGCTGGCTGTGGCGGTTAGTCGGCCTCGAAAAGTTCTATACGGCACCGTCGCGAAGTTCTGGCTAA
- a CDS encoding ATP-binding protein, with amino-acid sequence MGNTHSRSHSHPNHLPLCLFLVVPFLLQMILAVGLTNWLSWRNSQQAAVLGLISIGISMFFSIVTCRLISKPIQKLIQATEAIANGQLDQFVRVPQIKELGLLSHSFNRMAAQLRESFQNLAQTNEELEMRVEARTQELRKSEKKFAQIFLSSPNPTSIVRMKDRQVVEVNDSALRFFGYVGTEEADSGSLRLDIWEDERERKEVFQLLKETGSVRNREYTFHTKSGEPRTVLYSGEIIELNDEPYLLGILNDISDRKQLEMELWRSQKFLDNIIENIPLAVYVKDASNDFRTEIWNQASEDMFGITKRAIYWRRAEEFYSPKQAKFFVEGDLEAIQKGKIVEIPEAVLDTMEKGHLVLRTLKVPVFNENGQEAYLICISEDISDRKQAEIALQKAKEAAEVANRAKSEFLANMSHELRTPLNGILGYAQILKRHPNLSDRQEEGLNIIQQCGEHLLTLISDILDISKIEARRMELHPHTFNLRSFLHSIANIFEIRAEQKGITFEYIVPDRLPTGVNADEQRLRQILINLLGNAIKFTDRGHVHFQVSVLNSVSPDAIELRFQVDDTGSGISSDQLEAIFLPFQQVGDSRRMTEGTGLGLAISKKLVEMMNSKLLVSSTLDQGSSFWFDLDLQTDDKFTDFNGDRERKIASYKRSPDRGALRVLIADDKRANRLVLSNLLKPLGFETMEAIDGAECIQKAIEFKPDLVLLDLVMPVMDGFEATRQLRQIPDFQDTVIFAVSASVFGCDQDASLDVGCNAFIPKPVSEETLLDRIKTHLGLEWEYAPEQNATPLAADRGSDKRNTTQTISPSSDRVNDIPDPETLNNLLQLAMMGDAIGIEERAIQIEQQDDRFREFARQLKQLSKGFQIKQIQALLKSYLTEKN; translated from the coding sequence ATGGGAAATACACACAGCCGCAGCCATTCTCACCCCAATCACCTGCCACTGTGCCTCTTCTTAGTGGTACCGTTCCTGTTGCAGATGATTTTAGCAGTAGGTCTGACAAATTGGCTTTCCTGGCGTAATAGCCAACAGGCTGCCGTGCTTGGCCTCATATCCATAGGCATATCTATGTTCTTTAGCATAGTAACTTGCCGATTGATTAGTAAACCAATTCAAAAGTTAATCCAAGCTACAGAAGCGATTGCCAACGGCCAACTAGATCAATTTGTTCGAGTACCTCAAATTAAGGAATTAGGACTGCTATCCCATTCCTTTAATAGAATGGCAGCGCAGTTGCGCGAATCATTTCAGAATCTGGCGCAAACCAATGAAGAATTAGAGATGCGCGTAGAAGCAAGAACGCAGGAGTTACGCAAGTCAGAGAAAAAATTTGCCCAGATATTCTTATCCAGTCCCAATCCCACCAGCATCGTCAGGATGAAAGACCGTCAAGTCGTAGAGGTTAACGATAGTGCTCTCAGGTTCTTTGGGTACGTCGGCACCGAAGAAGCTGATAGTGGCTCCTTAAGATTAGATATTTGGGAAGACGAGCGCGAACGCAAAGAAGTATTCCAACTACTCAAAGAAACTGGCTCGGTACGCAATCGCGAATATACGTTCCACACCAAATCGGGGGAACCGAGAACTGTTTTATATTCCGGTGAAATTATCGAATTAAATGACGAGCCTTATCTCCTGGGCATTCTGAACGATATTAGCGATCGCAAACAACTGGAAATGGAGCTATGGCGATCGCAAAAATTTCTGGATAATATTATCGAAAATATTCCCCTCGCAGTTTATGTTAAAGATGCCAGCAACGATTTTCGCACTGAGATCTGGAACCAAGCCAGCGAAGACATGTTTGGCATCACCAAAAGAGCCATCTACTGGCGACGAGCAGAGGAGTTTTATTCGCCCAAACAAGCAAAGTTCTTTGTCGAGGGCGATTTGGAGGCAATCCAGAAAGGCAAGATCGTTGAAATTCCCGAAGCAGTACTGGACACCATGGAAAAGGGTCATTTAGTACTGAGGACGCTTAAGGTTCCTGTTTTCAATGAGAATGGGCAAGAAGCTTATCTCATTTGTATTTCCGAAGATATTAGCGATCGCAAGCAAGCTGAGATCGCGCTCCAAAAAGCTAAAGAAGCGGCTGAGGTAGCTAACCGTGCTAAGAGCGAATTTCTCGCAAACATGAGCCACGAGCTAAGGACTCCCTTGAATGGCATCCTTGGCTACGCTCAAATCCTCAAACGACATCCCAATCTATCAGATCGGCAGGAAGAAGGGCTAAACATTATTCAACAATGCGGCGAACACTTGCTAACGCTCATCAGCGATATTTTAGACATTTCCAAAATTGAAGCGCGGCGCATGGAGTTACACCCCCATACATTTAACCTCCGCAGTTTTCTCCATAGTATCGCTAACATTTTCGAGATCAGAGCCGAGCAAAAAGGTATCACCTTTGAGTACATAGTACCAGATCGATTGCCTACAGGCGTTAATGCCGACGAACAAAGACTGCGTCAGATCTTAATTAACCTCCTGGGTAACGCTATTAAGTTCACCGATCGCGGTCACGTACACTTTCAAGTCAGCGTCCTGAACTCTGTTAGCCCTGATGCAATCGAATTACGCTTTCAGGTTGATGATACAGGCAGCGGCATCAGTAGCGATCAACTCGAAGCTATCTTTCTCCCCTTTCAACAGGTAGGCGATAGTAGGCGGATGACAGAGGGTACGGGATTGGGTTTAGCGATCAGTAAAAAATTAGTAGAAATGATGAATAGCAAGCTTCTGGTCAGCAGCACTTTAGACCAAGGTAGCAGCTTCTGGTTCGATCTAGATTTACAGACAGACGACAAATTCACGGATTTCAACGGCGATCGCGAGAGAAAGATCGCGAGTTATAAGCGAAGCCCGGATCGAGGCGCGCTCCGAGTTCTGATCGCCGATGATAAGCGAGCGAACCGTTTAGTTTTAAGCAATCTGCTCAAACCCTTGGGGTTCGAGACGATGGAGGCGATCGACGGTGCAGAGTGCATCCAGAAAGCAATCGAGTTTAAACCAGACCTCGTCCTGCTAGATTTAGTCATGCCCGTGATGGACGGTTTTGAGGCCACCCGTCAACTGCGTCAGATCCCAGATTTCCAAGACACGGTCATTTTTGCTGTATCTGCCAGCGTATTTGGCTGCGATCAGGATGCCAGCCTTGATGTGGGCTGTAATGCCTTTATCCCCAAGCCGGTGAGCGAGGAAACTTTACTCGATCGCATCAAAACCCACTTGGGTTTAGAGTGGGAATACGCGCCGGAACAGAATGCAACGCCTTTAGCAGCAGATCGAGGATCGGACAAGCGCAACACTACGCAAACAATTTCACCATCTAGCGATCGCGTTAATGACATCCCAGATCCAGAAACCCTTAACAACTTACTACAGTTAGCCATGATGGGCGATGCGATCGGGATCGAAGAACGAGCGATTCAAATCGAGCAACAAGATGATAGATTCAGGGAGTTCGCAAGGCAACTCAAGCAATTATCCAAAGGATTTCAAATTAAGCAAATTCAAGCGCTCTTGAAAAGTTATTTGACAGAGAAAAACTAA
- a CDS encoding transposase family protein, giving the protein MQPKKKPRGGELTTAAKERNREISSQRIIVEHHLSGVKRARIVRDPFRNRKAQYVDIVMETACGLHNFRVTHRQVTAG; this is encoded by the coding sequence TTGCAACCGAAGAAGAAACCGCGTGGAGGGGAGTTAACTACAGCCGCAAAGGAGCGTAATCGCGAGATTTCGAGTCAACGCATCATAGTTGAACATCATCTCAGTGGGGTGAAGCGTGCGCGCATCGTGCGCGATCCCTTCCGCAATCGCAAGGCACAATATGTGGATATAGTGATGGAAACTGCCTGTGGATTACATAACTTCAGGGTCACTCACCGCCAGGTGACGGCTGGCTAA